From a region of the Leptospira kmetyi serovar Malaysia str. Bejo-Iso9 genome:
- a CDS encoding lipoprotein LipL46 — MNRFPTTRLIAALAVISFAISCGSSGSTRGKKKEMYEKEGNKVTVIGEAPIYNGDKQIAKQRALKDAKINAVRKVIGEEISNKSKASDGESLGSSLLSKTDAFVKSYDIIDEAEGKIDTQPMLKLTVRCEVEESKISTAVDNLLADVGNPRVAVLVLGKVAGAPVPPASPNNFGEAEIIKALKKNGNKIIDPALTAKKVTKNQVNPDQVEGSPLIKILAEALQAEVLVLGTVETEDQQPLDSVNGKALERTIYNTAATGTYKVVLLWGDGKIVDSGTADGRGADITQKVSREKAISEWAASVSKKVNAQLKDEWFNLTENNPIVLKFTGLNADEATKFKDDLTEFTAAKEVNVRTSDTNGSEWEVIYPGKDALFQEELVYKKDRGFSFLATKSLEVKSATRGVVTLEFKPLK, encoded by the coding sequence ATGAATCGTTTCCCTACCACCAGGCTCATCGCGGCCCTAGCAGTTATTTCCTTCGCAATCAGTTGCGGTTCTTCCGGTTCCACTCGTGGTAAGAAGAAAGAAATGTATGAGAAAGAAGGTAACAAGGTTACCGTGATCGGCGAAGCGCCAATTTATAACGGCGACAAACAGATCGCAAAACAAAGAGCTTTGAAGGACGCTAAGATCAACGCGGTTCGTAAAGTGATCGGCGAAGAAATCAGCAACAAAAGCAAGGCTTCCGACGGAGAAAGTTTAGGTTCCAGTCTTCTTTCCAAAACAGACGCGTTCGTAAAGAGCTACGATATCATCGACGAAGCCGAGGGAAAAATCGACACTCAGCCTATGTTGAAACTTACCGTTCGTTGCGAAGTGGAAGAATCCAAAATCTCCACCGCGGTCGACAACCTTCTCGCGGACGTGGGCAATCCTAGAGTTGCCGTTTTAGTTCTCGGTAAAGTGGCCGGCGCTCCCGTTCCTCCAGCAAGCCCGAACAATTTCGGAGAAGCGGAAATCATCAAAGCTCTGAAAAAGAACGGAAACAAGATCATCGATCCCGCTCTTACCGCTAAAAAAGTAACGAAGAATCAAGTGAATCCGGATCAAGTGGAAGGTTCTCCTTTGATTAAGATTCTTGCGGAAGCTCTGCAAGCCGAAGTTCTGGTTTTGGGAACCGTGGAAACCGAAGACCAACAACCTCTTGACTCCGTAAACGGAAAGGCTTTGGAAAGAACGATCTATAACACTGCCGCAACCGGAACTTACAAAGTGGTTCTTCTTTGGGGAGATGGAAAGATCGTAGATAGCGGAACTGCGGACGGACGCGGCGCCGACATCACTCAAAAAGTTTCCAGAGAAAAAGCGATCAGCGAATGGGCGGCTTCCGTTTCTAAAAAAGTAAACGCGCAACTCAAAGACGAATGGTTTAACCTCACTGAAAACAATCCGATCGTTCTGAAGTTTACCGGACTCAACGCGGACGAAGCGACTAAGTTCAAAGACGATCTTACCGAGTTTACCGCGGCGAAAGAAGTCAACGTAAGAACTTCCGATACGAACGGTTCCGAGTGGGAAGTGATTTATCCGGGCAAGGACGCGCTTTTCCAAGAAGAATTGGTTTATAAAAAAGACAGAGGATTCTCTTTCTTGGCGACTAAGTCTTTGGAAGTAAAGTCCGCGACTCGCGGTGTGGTTACTCTGGAATTCAAACCTTTGAAATAA
- a CDS encoding M48 family metalloprotease: MFSMKKILPKLFLLFTVLYLWGCGAIIDSVVPIELDLQIGKSFLENAKEGKEGMHILKDPALEKYVKSVADRILKSDQIKYKKDFPYKISILDDDDTINAVCTPGGYIFVYTGLLKLIQDEATLAAILAHEIAHAEKRHSVKQIISSLGIYFTIYIGLTIFLGSDAANLINLGSRVGGEILTLANSRSAEAEADSMSFEYLKSTKYYPGALESFFVLIEKKEKEEGGSSPDKRVIKFLSTHPLNEDRISENKKRLQTIGNPKATPENLYTERYQAAMRRAFGESE, translated from the coding sequence ATGTTTTCTATGAAAAAGATTCTTCCGAAGTTGTTTCTTCTTTTTACCGTTTTGTATCTTTGGGGTTGCGGCGCGATCATCGATTCTGTCGTTCCCATCGAATTGGATCTTCAGATCGGTAAATCCTTTTTGGAAAACGCAAAAGAAGGAAAGGAAGGGATGCATATCCTCAAAGATCCGGCTTTGGAAAAATACGTTAAGTCCGTTGCGGATCGAATTCTCAAATCGGATCAGATCAAATACAAAAAGGATTTTCCGTATAAGATTTCCATCTTGGACGACGACGATACGATCAACGCGGTTTGTACTCCGGGAGGTTATATCTTCGTTTATACGGGACTTTTGAAACTCATCCAAGACGAGGCCACGTTAGCCGCCATTCTCGCGCACGAAATCGCGCACGCGGAAAAAAGACATTCCGTAAAACAGATCATCAGTTCTTTGGGAATTTATTTTACGATTTATATCGGGCTTACGATCTTTTTAGGATCGGACGCGGCCAATCTGATCAATCTCGGTTCGCGGGTCGGGGGAGAAATTCTTACGTTGGCAAACAGCCGTTCCGCGGAAGCCGAAGCGGATTCAATGAGTTTTGAATATTTAAAATCCACGAAATACTATCCCGGCGCACTCGAATCGTTTTTCGTTTTGATCGAAAAAAAGGAAAAGGAAGAAGGCGGATCGAGCCCCGATAAACGTGTGATTAAATTCTTATCCACACACCCTTTGAACGAGGACAGAATCTCCGAAAATAAAAAAAGACTTCAGACGATCGGAAATCCGAAAGCCACTCCCGAAAATCTGTATACGGAACGGTATCAAGCCGCGATGAGAAGAGCCTTCGGCGAATCAGAGTGA
- a CDS encoding exo-beta-N-acetylmuramidase NamZ family protein, with the protein MLYTKIKKKFFLLVIFFLFFPSVACAERSFRKHIADSKLIPSEIEFYSNILPGLAGKNVILITNPSGIGRSPERIVREFKKHDVKIKHLIGLEHGFLGLEEDFSKSPVTVDEFFNLPIYHIYRVKNAELPAILKGADAILFDVQDMGMRCYTYLTVLKRIMDGIPDPASTKLIVLDHVNPALYLKGRGEMIDKRFLNFAGEFPSLFFGGLTLGESAVFYNSEYLDKKVQLEIISPKNAKRSFDWDKEGIPWTTPSPNLPTVDSAINYLGLVLLEGVNVSVGRGTTAPFVYFGAPWMNEPEKLAEELNQNSGGDYYYQTVFFKPVFGPYKNEICRGLRLTVVNRKYDPLKMAFKLIAGLKNQYKEFKWRSYPDGTHNIDFLWGTESFRKAIDSGKSYDQYSEFLNSAEKEYNEKIKKYYLY; encoded by the coding sequence ATGCTCTACACAAAAATAAAGAAAAAATTCTTCCTTTTAGTCATTTTTTTTCTCTTCTTTCCTTCCGTTGCCTGCGCGGAAAGAAGCTTTCGCAAACATATTGCGGATTCTAAACTAATCCCTTCTGAAATCGAATTTTATTCGAACATTCTTCCCGGACTTGCGGGTAAGAATGTAATTCTCATTACGAATCCATCCGGAATCGGCAGAAGCCCCGAAAGAATCGTTCGAGAATTTAAAAAACACGACGTTAAAATCAAACATCTGATCGGACTCGAACACGGCTTTCTCGGTTTGGAGGAAGACTTCAGCAAATCTCCCGTAACCGTGGACGAATTTTTCAATCTTCCCATCTATCATATCTATCGCGTAAAGAACGCGGAACTTCCGGCGATCTTAAAAGGAGCGGATGCGATCCTTTTCGACGTGCAGGATATGGGGATGAGATGTTATACTTACCTCACGGTTTTAAAAAGAATCATGGACGGAATCCCCGATCCGGCGAGCACGAAACTCATCGTACTCGATCACGTAAACCCGGCTCTGTATTTAAAGGGAAGAGGGGAAATGATCGACAAACGATTCTTAAACTTTGCGGGAGAATTTCCATCCCTCTTTTTCGGAGGTTTGACCTTGGGAGAATCCGCCGTGTTCTACAACTCGGAATACTTGGATAAAAAAGTTCAGTTGGAAATCATATCTCCGAAGAACGCAAAACGTTCCTTCGATTGGGATAAGGAAGGAATTCCTTGGACCACGCCGTCTCCGAACTTGCCGACCGTGGATTCCGCGATCAATTACTTGGGTCTTGTTTTACTGGAAGGCGTGAATGTTTCCGTCGGACGAGGAACTACCGCTCCTTTTGTTTACTTCGGAGCACCTTGGATGAACGAACCCGAGAAGTTGGCGGAAGAATTGAATCAGAACTCCGGCGGAGATTATTACTATCAAACCGTGTTTTTTAAACCGGTCTTCGGTCCGTATAAAAACGAAATCTGCAGAGGACTTCGCCTAACGGTCGTAAATCGAAAATACGATCCGTTGAAAATGGCTTTTAAGTTGATCGCGGGTTTGAAAAATCAATACAAAGAGTTCAAATGGAGATCGTATCCGGACGGAACGCATAACATTGATTTTCTGTGGGGAACGGAATCCTTTCGAAAAGCGATCGACAGCGGAAAAAGTTACGATCAGTATTCCGAATTTTTAAATTCTGCCGAGAAAGAATACAATGAGAAGATTAAGAAATATTATCTCTACTAA
- a CDS encoding MlaE family ABC transporter permease has protein sequence MTEPIKERLTEFFYASGFTILLVYESILNLPYSFFKRKEILDQMYITGVGSISVVSIVAVFTGMIMSLNTGLGLKDFGAEGQIGLLMTITLTREMSPFMTALILAASIGSAMAAEIGTMKVSEEVDALEVMSIDPVRYLIFPRILGFSIMVPVLCVYSTILGILGGAIVGYFQLGIDYFTYFRDVFDRIASIPGLKDLYVGILKGFIFGVIVSAISCSHGLRTSGGAIGVGRATRESVVTSFLMVIFTGYMITALLYRD, from the coding sequence ATGACCGAACCTATCAAAGAAAGACTCACCGAATTTTTTTACGCAAGCGGTTTTACGATCCTTTTGGTATATGAGAGTATTCTAAACCTTCCTTATAGTTTTTTTAAAAGAAAGGAAATTCTGGACCAGATGTACATCACCGGAGTCGGAAGTATCTCCGTGGTTTCCATCGTCGCGGTTTTTACCGGAATGATCATGTCCCTGAACACCGGACTCGGTTTAAAGGATTTCGGCGCGGAAGGACAAATCGGTCTTTTGATGACGATCACTCTCACGAGAGAAATGTCTCCGTTTATGACCGCGCTCATTCTCGCGGCGTCGATCGGTTCGGCGATGGCGGCGGAAATAGGAACGATGAAGGTTTCGGAAGAAGTCGACGCGCTCGAAGTGATGTCCATCGATCCGGTGCGTTATTTGATCTTTCCGCGTATCTTGGGTTTTTCGATCATGGTTCCCGTGTTATGCGTTTATTCCACGATTCTCGGAATCTTGGGAGGAGCGATCGTGGGTTATTTCCAACTCGGGATCGATTACTTCACATACTTTCGGGACGTGTTCGATCGAATCGCTTCGATTCCGGGTCTGAAGGATTTATACGTTGGAATTCTAAAAGGATTTATTTTCGGTGTGATCGTATCCGCGATCTCCTGTTCTCACGGTCTTAGAACCTCGGGCGGAGCGATCGGAGTCGGACGCGCCACAAGAGAATCCGTAGTCACCTCGTTTTTGATGGTGATCTTTACGGGTTATATGATCACCGCCCTACTTTATAGAGATTGA
- a CDS encoding DUF2797 domain-containing protein, with protein sequence MKPIASGFLRMMDHQGIDPVSYIWVTATYDSDSSEKQEARIQENSTILNYLGKKVKLEFTGKIRCVSCGRITKKSFNQGNCFTCFQTLAENDLCILRPDTCHFHLGTCREPDWGESHCFIPHTVYLANSSAIKVGITKENPVSNRWVDQGAVQGIPLVEVTSRRDAGIIEKELSKVLSDRTTWQKMVAGDPEPIDLSERKKEFIKRIEELDLDLDYKVSDQETPTILRYPVQSYPQKIQSLAPEKNPVIEDVLTGIKGQYLLFSSGVINIRAYGGYETVLSAE encoded by the coding sequence ATGAAACCGATCGCCTCGGGTTTTTTAAGAATGATGGATCATCAAGGAATCGATCCGGTATCCTATATCTGGGTGACCGCGACCTACGATTCCGATTCCTCCGAAAAACAAGAGGCTCGTATTCAAGAAAATTCTACTATTCTAAACTACTTGGGTAAGAAGGTGAAACTCGAGTTCACCGGAAAGATCCGTTGTGTTTCCTGCGGAAGAATCACGAAAAAAAGTTTCAACCAAGGAAATTGTTTTACATGTTTTCAAACTCTCGCTGAAAACGATCTTTGTATTTTAAGACCCGATACTTGCCATTTTCATCTGGGAACCTGCCGCGAACCCGACTGGGGAGAATCTCATTGTTTTATTCCTCACACAGTGTATCTCGCAAACAGTTCCGCGATCAAAGTCGGAATCACGAAGGAGAATCCGGTTTCCAATCGTTGGGTGGATCAGGGTGCGGTTCAGGGAATTCCTCTCGTCGAAGTCACATCGAGAAGGGACGCTGGAATCATCGAAAAAGAACTTTCGAAAGTGTTATCGGATCGAACCACTTGGCAAAAGATGGTCGCGGGTGATCCGGAACCGATCGATCTTTCCGAACGAAAAAAAGAATTCATAAAACGAATCGAAGAATTGGATTTGGATCTCGACTACAAGGTTTCGGATCAGGAAACTCCCACCATTCTTCGTTATCCCGTGCAGAGTTATCCGCAAAAAATTCAATCCTTAGCTCCCGAAAAAAATCCGGTGATCGAAGACGTTCTCACGGGAATCAAAGGACAATATCTTCTTTTTTCATCGGGTGTCATCAATATCCGTGCGTATGGCGGTTACGAAACCGTTCTCAGCGCGGAATAA
- the mce gene encoding mammalian cell entry protein Mce, with protein MSSLRYLLVGVIFTAAIAVVGYFTIITEGGPVKKRGEFMKVTFRNAEGIKVGNKVTVQGVPFGYVSAIRLIQIDENGVEIQEGETGIGTRVEITMLLREKIRLYDNYDIIIKNESLLTGRVISIDPGTTDPESERTRARATPVTMIDYKAAGALKGRVLQDPLVSLSELISENRGDIRKTFSNIADITTKINTGDGSLGRLINNDDVHKNVNTVLTDAQIVLRELREGLEDTREQTPVTSFIRAALSAF; from the coding sequence ATGAGTTCCTTGCGTTATCTTCTCGTCGGAGTCATTTTTACCGCAGCTATCGCAGTCGTCGGATATTTTACGATCATCACCGAAGGCGGTCCCGTAAAAAAACGAGGAGAATTTATGAAGGTCACCTTCCGAAACGCGGAAGGAATCAAAGTGGGAAACAAGGTCACCGTTCAAGGGGTTCCCTTCGGTTATGTTTCCGCGATTCGACTGATTCAAATCGACGAAAACGGAGTCGAGATTCAGGAAGGTGAAACCGGAATCGGAACCAGAGTGGAAATCACGATGCTTCTCCGTGAAAAAATAAGACTCTACGACAACTACGATATCATCATCAAAAACGAAAGTCTTTTGACCGGACGGGTGATCTCCATCGATCCGGGAACGACCGACCCGGAATCCGAAAGAACAAGAGCGAGAGCCACTCCCGTAACGATGATCGACTACAAAGCCGCGGGCGCCCTCAAAGGAAGGGTTCTTCAAGATCCTTTGGTAAGTTTATCCGAACTCATTTCGGAAAACCGGGGCGATATCCGTAAAACGTTTTCGAACATCGCCGATATCACCACAAAGATCAACACCGGAGACGGAAGTTTGGGACGTCTCATCAACAACGACGACGTTCATAAAAACGTAAACACGGTTTTGACGGACGCGCAGATCGTCCTCCGAGAACTCAGAGAAGGTCTCGAAGACACGAGAGAACAAACACCGGTCACCAGCTTTATCCGGGCCGCATTGAGCGCGTTTTAA
- a CDS encoding DUF2157 domain-containing protein: MRLEQKLKKWVEEGLIRSEQSDAILKFEETRKTPYLYYSFIVLGVFVIGIGVIAIIAANWEELHDFLKLGAGLSLLVIVSGLAFWKRENPNLLTVFTVFNSMLILGMIGLVSQVYHRGGEYYEAAALWCILNFLFLLATDSKTLLHLWLIGFQIFLTGWILDQNSGFDKTYWENYFFFCTIGFYTIWLASEKFSWESRKGSLFLWTLLFLVAGSAFWGFRPSYDLWYSSLDGSKESWLQALKDYPWSNVWIRLIGLVPGVFLLFKTDSFSKMQKKSFTISLVALFLLYFPIFFLHTMQETFLASVWNRIVSMIPALLFVVFWLGIASAFRSHKRIFDLSIAVIGIRFLYFYFDLFGSLSYTGFGLILSGILIIALTVGYLKFKGRVRTFLGEQE, from the coding sequence ATGCGTTTGGAACAAAAACTCAAAAAATGGGTGGAAGAAGGTTTAATTCGATCCGAACAATCGGACGCGATTTTAAAATTCGAAGAAACCCGTAAAACTCCCTATCTATATTATTCTTTTATCGTATTGGGCGTCTTTGTGATCGGGATCGGAGTGATCGCGATCATCGCCGCCAACTGGGAAGAACTTCACGATTTCTTAAAGTTAGGCGCCGGTCTTTCTTTGCTTGTGATCGTATCGGGTCTCGCCTTTTGGAAACGGGAGAATCCGAATTTACTCACCGTATTTACCGTGTTCAATTCCATGTTGATCCTCGGAATGATCGGACTCGTTTCCCAAGTCTATCACAGAGGGGGAGAATACTACGAAGCGGCCGCTCTTTGGTGTATTCTCAATTTTTTATTTCTTCTTGCGACGGATTCCAAGACGTTACTCCATCTTTGGTTGATCGGATTTCAGATCTTTTTGACCGGTTGGATTTTGGATCAGAATTCCGGTTTCGACAAAACGTATTGGGAGAATTATTTCTTCTTTTGTACGATCGGATTTTATACGATCTGGCTCGCGTCCGAAAAGTTTTCCTGGGAATCCCGCAAAGGTTCTCTCTTTTTATGGACCCTATTGTTCTTAGTCGCGGGAAGCGCCTTTTGGGGATTTAGACCTTCGTATGATCTTTGGTATTCTTCCTTGGATGGAAGCAAGGAATCCTGGCTGCAAGCGTTGAAGGATTATCCTTGGAGCAACGTTTGGATTCGTTTGATCGGACTCGTTCCGGGAGTTTTTCTTTTGTTCAAAACGGATTCGTTTTCGAAGATGCAAAAGAAATCCTTTACGATCAGTTTGGTTGCGTTGTTTCTTTTATACTTTCCGATCTTCTTTCTTCATACGATGCAGGAAACGTTCTTGGCAAGCGTATGGAATCGAATCGTTTCGATGATTCCCGCTTTGTTGTTCGTCGTGTTTTGGTTGGGAATCGCCTCCGCGTTTCGTTCCCACAAAAGAATTTTCGATCTTTCCATCGCGGTCATCGGAATTCGCTTTTTGTATTTCTACTTCGATTTATTCGGTTCCCTTTCGTATACGGGCTTCGGTTTGATCCTATCCGGAATTCTAATCATCGCGTTGACGGTCGGTTATCTGAAATTTAAAGGAAGGGTGAGAACCTTTTTGGGAGAACAAGAATGA
- a CDS encoding GDYXXLXY domain-containing protein, which translates to MKILKILLPIALLIPVAFFASEIVYLEFIKKSGKELILPVSGYDPRDLLSGHYLRYNIEYQTYSVCTSSTDNQDESYKFDKNAAHCVCYSHPGKIEEGDGTFVENCNAETLQDRKVCKLYLRGTCQYGRFKIGNERFYVNETKALDYEKRLRDESVHIRLKVDEDGKALTDSLIWADGSSL; encoded by the coding sequence ATGAAAATCCTTAAGATTCTTTTACCGATCGCGCTTTTGATCCCGGTCGCGTTTTTTGCGTCCGAAATCGTATATTTGGAATTTATAAAGAAGTCCGGGAAAGAATTGATTCTTCCCGTAAGCGGATACGATCCGCGCGATTTGTTGTCCGGTCATTATCTTCGATACAATATCGAATATCAGACGTATTCGGTTTGCACCTCATCGACCGACAATCAGGACGAATCTTATAAATTTGATAAGAATGCAGCGCACTGCGTATGTTATTCTCATCCGGGTAAAATCGAAGAAGGGGATGGAACCTTCGTCGAAAACTGCAACGCAGAAACATTACAAGATCGTAAAGTTTGCAAGTTGTATCTGCGCGGAACCTGTCAATACGGACGATTCAAAATCGGGAACGAACGTTTTTACGTAAACGAAACCAAGGCATTGGATTATGAAAAACGACTTCGAGACGAAAGCGTTCATATCCGATTGAAAGTGGACGAAGACGGAAAGGCCCTTACGGATTCTTTGATTTGGGCGGACGGATCTTCGCTGTGA
- a CDS encoding LIC_11883 family protein, which produces MRRLRNIISTKMEKGIFTLFRTFSFLILFLFLNVSVSAEEPSWKEYSLRELIGRLKYYTYAKVAQSLRREYPASQEQVWENSPCSISIPELPGPFFCGLLKQQSPSTHASVSSSDAASTTSSLSPANATTASANSPSPNRGLNPNPGPLKEYKNIQLYSGTTISGKNVAQIGSEENPGESLRAFYLNNGQLSHYEFQDRILIFDWSGSKLNAILEVKVDPILRPLSGREILFP; this is translated from the coding sequence ATGAGAAGATTAAGAAATATTATCTCTACTAAGATGGAAAAAGGAATTTTTACGTTGTTCAGAACGTTTTCGTTTTTGATTCTATTCCTTTTTTTGAATGTTTCCGTTTCCGCGGAAGAACCGTCTTGGAAGGAATATTCTCTCCGAGAACTCATAGGTAGACTCAAGTATTATACCTACGCGAAAGTCGCCCAGAGTTTGAGAAGGGAATATCCCGCGAGTCAGGAACAGGTTTGGGAAAATTCTCCCTGTTCGATTTCCATTCCCGAACTTCCCGGTCCTTTTTTCTGCGGATTGTTGAAACAACAGAGTCCGTCTACGCATGCTTCCGTCTCTTCCTCGGACGCCGCTTCGACGACTTCGAGTTTGTCTCCAGCGAACGCGACGACCGCGTCCGCAAATTCTCCGTCGCCGAACCGAGGTTTGAATCCGAATCCGGGCCCTCTCAAAGAATATAAGAATATTCAACTATACTCAGGTACTACGATTTCCGGAAAAAATGTCGCTCAGATCGGTTCCGAGGAAAATCCGGGAGAATCTTTACGCGCGTTTTACTTAAACAACGGACAACTCAGTCATTACGAATTTCAGGATCGAATTCTGATCTTTGATTGGTCCGGTTCGAAACTCAACGCAATCTTGGAAGTAAAAGTCGATCCTATACTGAGACCCTTATCGGGAAGGGAAATTTTATTTCCATGA
- a CDS encoding ABC transporter ATP-binding protein, translating to MEPFAIELKNVHKSFGKRKILAGMDLHVKKGETLVILGPSGTGKSVTLKHITGLLEPDAGDCYIFGESISRVSPKVKTKLRARMGVLFQSGALINWLTVFDNVALPLREHKLASQEKIKEIVMEKLKLVDMVIAKDNFPNDISGGMKKRAGIARAITTNPEIILYDEPTSGLDPVMSNVINELVLKIQKETGAAQVVVTHDMSSAYMIADRISFVYKGKIVFTGTPQEIQNSDNELIQQFIHGKTTGPMILETK from the coding sequence ATGGAACCGTTTGCAATCGAACTCAAAAACGTTCACAAGTCTTTCGGCAAAAGAAAGATTCTCGCGGGAATGGATCTGCACGTAAAAAAGGGAGAAACCCTCGTGATACTCGGACCTTCCGGAACCGGAAAATCCGTAACGCTCAAGCATATCACCGGACTTTTGGAACCCGACGCGGGAGATTGTTATATCTTCGGAGAAAGTATTTCCCGAGTCAGTCCCAAAGTAAAAACGAAACTCAGGGCGAGAATGGGGGTCCTCTTTCAATCCGGAGCCTTAATCAACTGGCTGACGGTATTCGACAACGTTGCCTTGCCGCTCCGAGAACACAAACTCGCATCCCAAGAAAAGATCAAAGAAATCGTGATGGAAAAATTGAAACTCGTGGATATGGTGATCGCAAAGGATAACTTTCCGAACGATATATCCGGAGGTATGAAAAAACGCGCGGGAATCGCAAGAGCGATTACGACAAACCCGGAGATCATTCTGTATGACGAACCCACGTCGGGTTTGGATCCCGTGATGTCGAACGTAATCAACGAACTCGTGTTAAAGATCCAAAAGGAAACCGGAGCCGCGCAGGTCGTGGTGACGCACGATATGTCGAGCGCGTATATGATCGCGGATCGGATCAGCTTCGTCTACAAGGGAAAGATCGTGTTTACCGGAACTCCCCAAGAGATTCAGAATTCGGACAACGAACTCATCCAACAGTTCATTCACGGAAAAACGACCGGACCTATGATCCTGGAAACCAAATAA
- a CDS encoding NAD(P)-dependent oxidoreductase: MKEYTISIIGTGIMGRGIAENLGKAGHKLRLYARDLSKIADLKNEKTSLFRSPAEAAKESDLVVLCLTEDAVVETETISSGLLDAKPPIILDCGTTSLPLTLRLAKECADRKIRFYDSPMTGSKNAARDGQILFMVGANEEEVSDIRFFFEICGKNTEYCGSLGGGQKAKLALNMIQAGIFQVYMEGFELAKNSGIEPEILKNILLQSAAKSGIAEFKFPFVFNGNYETHFSLKNMRKDVYHAMELAKENKTDLSLCKNLPAIYDSGMKAGFGEKDFCSLNEVTAKIRPPKSKNP; this comes from the coding sequence ATGAAAGAATATACAATCTCCATCATCGGAACCGGAATCATGGGCCGCGGCATCGCGGAAAATCTCGGCAAGGCCGGACATAAACTCAGACTCTACGCGCGCGATCTTTCCAAAATCGCGGATCTAAAAAACGAAAAAACTTCGCTCTTCCGTTCTCCCGCGGAAGCGGCCAAAGAAAGCGATCTGGTCGTTCTTTGTCTTACAGAAGACGCAGTGGTCGAAACGGAAACGATTTCTTCCGGACTTTTAGATGCAAAACCTCCGATCATTTTGGATTGCGGGACGACTTCCCTGCCTCTTACCTTACGACTCGCAAAGGAATGTGCGGATCGAAAGATTCGTTTTTACGATTCTCCGATGACGGGTTCCAAAAACGCGGCAAGAGACGGACAAATTCTTTTTATGGTGGGAGCGAACGAAGAAGAAGTTTCGGACATTCGATTTTTCTTCGAGATTTGCGGAAAGAACACGGAATACTGCGGTTCTCTCGGCGGCGGACAAAAAGCAAAACTCGCCCTCAACATGATCCAAGCGGGAATCTTTCAGGTTTATATGGAAGGTTTTGAACTCGCAAAAAATTCCGGAATCGAACCGGAAATCTTAAAGAACATTCTTCTTCAATCGGCCGCAAAATCCGGAATCGCCGAGTTCAAGTTTCCGTTCGTGTTCAACGGAAACTACGAAACTCATTTTTCCTTAAAGAATATGAGAAAGGACGTCTACCACGCGATGGAACTCGCAAAGGAAAACAAGACGGACCTTTCTCTTTGTAAAAATCTTCCTGCGATCTACGACTCCGGTATGAAAGCCGGTTTCGGCGAAAAAGATTTTTGCAGTCTAAACGAAGTCACAGCGAAGATCCGTCCGCCCAAATCAAAGAATCCGTAA
- a CDS encoding HPP family protein: MKRILKKMKAEAISPPRPAYRQILWSWMGGILGISLIALLSETFDSPLIMAPFGASCVLLFGVPESPLSQPRNLVGGHLIASTIGLLFLNLLGNEWYVLGLAVATSIAIMQVTKTTHPPAGADPIVILMGNESWSFLLTPALSGSLILLILALVFNNLNKNRQYPKFWR; encoded by the coding sequence ATGAAACGAATTCTCAAAAAAATGAAGGCGGAGGCAATCTCACCGCCCCGCCCCGCGTATAGACAAATTCTGTGGTCTTGGATGGGAGGAATTCTCGGGATTTCCCTCATCGCCCTTTTATCCGAAACGTTCGATTCTCCTTTGATCATGGCCCCTTTCGGTGCGTCCTGTGTGCTTTTGTTCGGAGTTCCCGAAAGCCCGCTTTCTCAACCGAGAAACTTAGTCGGAGGTCATTTGATCGCGTCGACGATCGGACTTCTTTTTCTGAATCTTCTTGGAAACGAGTGGTATGTCTTAGGACTTGCCGTAGCGACTTCGATTGCGATCATGCAGGTTACGAAAACGACTCATCCGCCCGCGGGTGCGGATCCGATCGTGATTCTGATGGGAAACGAAAGTTGGAGTTTTCTTTTGACTCCGGCGCTCAGCGGATCTTTGATCCTTTTGATTCTTGCGCTCGTGTTCAACAACCTGAATAAGAATCGTCAGTATCCGAAATTTTGGAGATGA